Proteins from one Panulirus ornatus isolate Po-2019 chromosome 28, ASM3632096v1, whole genome shotgun sequence genomic window:
- the LOC139757909 gene encoding cuticular protein 47Eg-like: MKCPVLVLLSLAALVAARPDSILDLNLDDIQHYQVSEDDTTVTGTYRWTSPEGVDYFVKYVADASGFRVLDSNAVPTTAKGVRADGSQGSFFSSEEFDSRE, from the exons ATGAAGTGTCCA GTTCTCGTCCTTCTGAGCCTGGCCGCCCTGGTCGCTGCCCGCCCCGACTCTATCCTCGACCTGAACCTGGACGACATCCAACACTACCAGGTCAGCGAAGACGACACGACCGTCACTGGCACGTACAG GTGGACTTCTCCTGAAGGTGTGGATTACTTCGTCAAGTACGTCGCTGATGCCAGTGGCTTCCGTGTCTTGGATTCCAACGCTGTTCCAACTACCGCTAAAGGTGTGAGGGCTGACGGTTCACAGGGATCCTTCTTCTCCTCTGAGGAGTTCGATAGCAGGGAATGA
- the LOC139757723 gene encoding cuticular protein 47Eg-like gives MKCAVLVLLSLAALVAARPDSVLDLNLDDIQHYQVSEDDKTVTGTYSWTSPEGVEYFVKYVADASGFRVLDSNAVPTSAKGVRADGSQGSFFSSEEFDSRE, from the exons ATGAAGTGTGCA GTTCTCGTTCTTCTGAGCCTGGCCGCCCTGGTCGCTGCCCGCCCCGACTCTGTCCTCGACCTGAACCTGGACGACATCCAACACTACCAGGTCAGCGAAGACGACAAGACCGTCACTGGCACGTACAG CTGGACTTCTCCTGAAGGTGTGGAGTACTTCGTCAAGTACGTGGCTGATGCCAGTGGCTTCCGTGTCTTGGATTCCAACGCTGTTCCAACTAGCGCTAAAGGTGTGAGGGCTGATGGTTCACAGGGATCCTTCTTCTCCTCTGAGGAGTTCGATAGCAGGGAATGA